In a genomic window of Cygnus atratus isolate AKBS03 ecotype Queensland, Australia chromosome 23, CAtr_DNAZoo_HiC_assembly, whole genome shotgun sequence:
- the CLSPN gene encoding claspin isoform X2 translates to MAEAEAAPAELEGPGSGVRKSPDSDSDSGQGSCETASPRLLPAGPAALGDRDSEEEIFVSKKAKSKKVLQDSESEDGEDGGSPVQNDALGGDIESGEEKENILVQKNKKCRRIRQLLLDSDDSDTGDHLQIENLETSRRAVLPEKELEEERPLKSGKKYRKHENNFEEEMIKKNVVRSRRKEKERERRIASIKQLKKEKKPRAEVDGGETYPFNDSGCLLNDKELFDNGLEEENASLPEDEESIESIRAAVKDKIKKYKGEGYKHVSDAENEDPISKEPKRKERKAARLSKEAIKQLHSETQRLIRESSVSLPYHVPEAKSIHEFFKRRPRPMCEGNAMALLKSTKYQLTLNEEPAGTKTLSADCKDGQIRGGQSATNEPETSLGREMAVNKPLPDAGENLTEDCTEKPRENGDDSRTVTTVTTVSNAEEQQHSNFVSTDSSEQKENEIPLAVGGNALEQRHETAPGLESNQQVGPGLVAQPEKVRRSKLDKLRELGIDLTIKPRICSDSESFINLDESDSNKELEALKARFLKHTLQTSKSKVERTININIIRKETTSEGKEELKADVVPAVLVSESVDETVHTKPGEKLQVLKAKLQEAMKLRRIEERQKRQALFKLDNEDMLEEEEEEEEEEDMTDESESEEEEGNHETLEYLLDEAEEDDDDSEEKHVEDGDKETDKESIDGEKVEQSVHCASVPKPPSTESTLMLFKDSSSKMGYSLPEEKLENEEAADKGSTKLEDDDSFSLPTPAKENSHNSSFELIGSMIPSYQPCNKQMSRGGNFLSAAGGFRSPSPGFFKTSFISSASKSSGKTSEPSLPIEDSQDLYNASPEPKSLFPGAGESQFQFSLEDDTQSQLLDADGFLNVGQHRNKYQSSKHQLTLASMDENAMDANMDELLDLCSGQFSSQAEHVPNTSSNKKQPMEELLNLCSGKFVSQSSPTWASSASSKAEKDSDIEDPMAEALALCSGSFPTDREEEDEEQEELGDFQLLTDDNAFDSEEDEKSRDSDAEEAEISDEEEQLLRHRQGLKKKLKLQDFMEDEAELSGSDVGSEDEYDGEELDEYEEEIIDEELPSEAELGNQVQKLHMKVVLDDDKRQLRMYQERYLIDGDLHSDGPGRMRKFRWKNIDDASQVDLFQRDSDNDDENEQFDETEVKWRKERFEREQWLREQKEKNKEQEEEEEDIGEDSQFMKLAKKVTAKSLQKKAIPAAVVQDTKLLPRNPFETLRPASDIQIKNGSLLNRPKAVLQKLAAMSDLNPNVPRNSRNFVFHTLSPDKNEEAKEKSKHQVKKRGPTAVITSLAKCPRIDSTEDTSQSRSIFQFLES, encoded by the exons ATGGCGGAGGCGGAGGCGGCCCCCGCTGAG CTCGAAGGTCCCGGTTCGGGCGTGCGGAAGAGCCCTGACAGCGACTCGGACAGCGGGCAGGGCAGCTGCGAGACGGCCTCGCCACGGCTCCTCCCCGCCGGGCCAGCGGCTCTCGGTGACAGAG ATTCGGAGGAAGAGATTTTTGTgagtaaaaaagcaaaaagcaagaagGTGCTTCAGGACAGTGAAAGTGAAGATGGAGAAGATGGTGGCTCTCCTGTGCAGAATGACGCTCTGGGTGGAGACATAGaaagtggagaggaaaaagagaacattCTTGtccagaagaacaaaaaatgtcGTCGGATTCGCCAGCTTCTGCTGGATAGCGATGACAGTGACACTGGAGACCATTTGCAGATCGAAAACCTTGAAACAAGCAGAAGGGCTGTCTTGCCTGAGAAGGAGTTGGAAGAGGAGAGACCACTgaaatctgggaaaaaatacagaaaacatgaaaacaattttgaagaagagatgattaaaaaaaatgtagtaagatctagaagaaaggagaaggagagggagagaagaattGCATCCatcaaacagctgaaaaaagaaaagaagcctAGAGCAGAG GTGGATGGTGGTGAGACATATCCTTTTAATGACAGTGGATGTCTTCTTAATGACAAAGAACTTTTCGATAATGGCttagaagaggaaaatgctTCGCTCCCAGAGGATGAAGAGTCAATAGAATCCATACGGGCGGcagtgaaagacaaaataaaaaaatataag GGTGAAGGCTACAAACATGTGTCTGATGCTGAGAATGAGGATCCTATATCAAAAGAACCAAAAAGGAAG GAGCGGAAAGCAGCAAGGTTAAGTAAAGAAGCCATTAAACAGTTACATAGTGAGACCCAACGCCTTATTAGag AATCATCTGTGTCTCTCCCATACCACGTGCCTGAGGCCAAAAGCATTCATGAATTCTTCAAGCGTCGACCTCGACCAATGTGTGAAGGAAATGCCATGGCATTGCTGAA GTCCACTAAATACCAGCTCACCCTGAATGAAGAACCTGCAGGCACTAAGACCTTAAGTGCAGATTGCAAAGATGGGCAAATAAGAGGTGGTCAATCAGCAACTAATGAACCAGAAACAAGCCTTGGCAGAGAGATGGCTGTGAACAAACCTCTCCCTGATGCAGGGGAGAACTTGACAGAAGACTGTACTGAAAAACCCCGAGAGAATGGTGATGATTCTCGTACTGTTACAACTGTAACAACCGTGAGTAATGCAGAAGAACAACAGCACTCTAACTTCGTAAGCACTGACAGCAGTGaacaaaaagagaatgaaattccTCTAGCAGTTGGAGGCAATGCCCTTGAGCAAAGACATGAAACAGCACCGGGCCTAGAAAGCAATCAACAGGTGGGGCCTGGATTGGTGGCACAACCTGAAAAAGTGAGGAGGTCCAAACTGGATAAACTTCGTGAACTGGGAATAGACTTGACCATCAAGCCAAGAATCTGCTCTGACAGTGAATCCTTCATAAACCTCGATGAATCCGATTCAAATAAAG AATTAGAAGCCTTGAAAGCACGTTTCTTGAAGCACACTCTTCAAACATCAAAATCCAAAGTTGAACGGACCATAAACATCAACATTATTCGTAAGGAGACGACAtctgaagggaaggaggagctAAAAGCAGACGTCGTGCCGGCAGTGTTAGTTTCAGAGAGCGTGGATGAAACAGTGCACACAAAGCCAG GTGAAAAGCTACAAGTGCTGAAGGCTAAACTCCAGGAGGCCATGAAGCTCCGCAGGATTGAGGAACGCCAAAAACGGCAAGCATTGTTTAAACTGGATAACGAGGACAtgctggaagaagaagaagaagaagaggaggaggaagacatGACAGATGAGTCTGAgtctgaagaagaagaaggcaATCACGAG ACTCTGGAATATTTGCTTGATGAGGCAGAGGAAGACGATGATGATTCGGAAGAGAAACATGTTGAAGACGGTGATAAAGAAACTGACAAAGAATCAATCGATGGAGAAAAGGTGGAGCAATCTGTGCACTGTGCTTCTGTTCCTAAACCACCTTCAACAGAGTCTACATTGATGCTTTTTAAGGACAGCTCCTCCAAAATGgg ATACTCTCTTCCTGAAGAGaaacttgaaaatgaagaagctgCAGACAAGGGATCTACCAAGTTAG aagatgatGATTCCTTTTCTCTACCAACGCCAGCAAAAGAGAATAGCCATAACAGCAGCTTTGAGTTGATTGGCTCAATGATTCCGTCGTATCAGCCCTGTAACAAGCAGATGTCGCGTGGAGGGAACTTCTTGTCTGCAGCAGGAGGTTTCAGGTCACCTTCCCCAGgctttttcaaaacaagctTTATCAGCTCTGCTTCCAAG AGCTCAGGAAAGACGTCTGAACCCTCTCTTCCCATAGAAGACTCCCAGGACCTGTATAATGCCTCTCCTGAACCCAAAAGTTTATTTCCAGGGGCTGGAGAGTCACagtttcaattttctctggAAGATGACACTCAAAGCCAGCTGCTTGATGCAGATGG GTTCTTGAATGTGGGACAACACAGGAATAAATACCAGTCCTCAAAGCATCAGCTCACTCTAGCTAGTATGGATGAGAACGCAATGGATGCAAACATGGATGAATTATTGGACTTGTGTTCTGGACAGTTCAGCAGTCAAGCTGAGCATGTGCCAAATAccagcagcaacaaaaagcagCCCATGGAAGAACTGCTCAATCTCTGCTCAGGAAAATTTGTGTCTCAGA GTTCTCCAACATGGGCTTCATCAGCATCTTCCAAGGCAGAAAAAGACAGTGACATAGAAGATCCAATGGCAGAAGCATTAGCGCTGTGTTCAGGCTCTTTTCCCACAGACAG ggaggaggaggatgaggagcaggaagaacttggtgattttcagcttttaacAGATGACAACGCCTTTGACAGTGAAGAG GATGAAAAAAGCAGAGACAGTGatgctgaagaagcagaaataagtGATGAAGAAGAACAACTGCTGAGACATAGACagggcttgaaaaaaaaact AAAACTGCAGGATTTCATGGAAGATGAAGCAGAGCTGTCAGGGAGCGACGTGGGAAGTGAGGATGAATACGATGGCGAAGAGCTGGATGAATATGAAGAAGAGATTATTGATGAGGAACTCCCAAGTGAAGCGGAATTGGGAAATCAAGTACAGAAATTACACAT GAAGGTAGTGCTTGATGATGACAAGCGTCAGTTACGCATGTACCAAGAGAGGTACCTCATCGATGGTGACCTGCACAGCGATGGCCCTGGCAGAATGAGGAAattcagatggaaaaacatAG ATGATGCTTCACAGGTTGACTTGTTTCAGAGGGATTCAGATAACGATGATGAAAATGAACAGTTTGATGAAACCGAAGTAAAATGGAGGAAAGAGCGATTTGAACGAGAACAGTGGCTTCGTGAGCAG aaggaaaaaaataaagagcaggaggaggaggaggaagacatCGGTGAAGACAGCCAATTCATGAAACTAGCAAAAAAAGTAACTGCTAAGTCCCTACAGAAGAAAG CAATCCCAGCTGCAGTGGTACAAGACACAAAACTATTACCCAGGAACCCGTTTGAAACACTCAGACCTGCCAGTGACATCCAG aTAAAAAATGGGTCTCTCTTGAACAGACCTAAAGCTGTCCTTCAGAAGCTAGCAGCAATGTCAGATCTTAATCCAAATGTGCCTCGAAATTCAAGGAACTTTGTCTTTCACACGCTTTCCCCAGACAAGAATgaagaagcaaaggagaaatcAAAACATCAG gtgAAGAAAAGAGGTCCTACTGCGGTAATAACATCTCTGGCCAAATGTCCCAGGATTGACAGCACAGAGGACACAAGTCAAAGTCGAAGCATATTCCAGTTCTTGGAGAGCTGA